The Deltaproteobacteria bacterium nucleotide sequence GGTGGGAATCGCCGTTTCTCGTTCCAGGGGGGCAGAAGGGTTTGTTGTTCCGGTACACGGGCGTTCCGGAGAAAATCAGTTCGAGAGGAGCAGGGGCGCTGCAATGGCCAATATTCCTAACGCGACAGCCGCCGGTGGAATCAGAAAGGCAAGGATGACGCGAGGATAGGTTGTCCTGTGAATTTTTTTGAGACCGACGATGCGGACGGCAAGCCGCCAGATTCCGCCCACAGCACCCCCGAAAAAGGGGATGACCTGGCAGATCCCGGCGGCCTGGGACAGCGAGATCACCCGGAAAGTGCCTTCGAACCCCTTGCTTCCGCCCCCCACTATCCATAGGCATGCGTGAAGAACACCACTTGCCAAAAACATACCGATGGTGACCCAGAGCGGCACGGTGATCAGGGCTCCGACGAACAGGAGACCCAGGATTTCCTGTCCCGGGAGATCTTCCGTGTAAGGGAGGATTTTCCCCCAGATTACGAGAAACTGCCAAAAGATACCGAACATCGCCCCCACGCTGCCGAAAAGAAGCCCGAAACCCAACGAGTCCTTGAGGCTCCCCCTGGCCGACATCTCTTGGAAGAGGAGACCGGGGGAAAATAACACCCCTCTTGAAAGGTCGTAGAGCCCCTTCCAGTAACCCAGGTCATCTCCTTTTTCTTCCCTCGGCCCCTTTCCCGGCAAGGTGCCCGTTGTCTTTACCGGGCCCTGGGCCAAAGGTTCGGATCCGGGCCGCTCCAATTTGAAGCGGTGCCTGCACCTGGGACAGGTGGCCCAGCATACCCCGGGGGGAAGCTTTTCTTGTGGGACCGTCTTCGAGTAACGGCAATTGGGGCAGGTGATTTTTACCGGCATTTGCCCTTTTTTTTCTCCTGGGCGATTTTTCGATGGAGGGCCTTTCTTTCGGACCACCGCCGGAGCATTCCGATCCAACCGTCTCCGGAGGCCCGATCCAGGATCCCGGACCTCATTTCCAGTCCCTCCCGGGTTTTCAGCGCAGCCCTCAGGCAGGAGACCCGATCCGGACACCGGGTACACTCGGGAGGAACCTCACGGAGTCCTCCCTTTCCGTGAGGAAAAACCCGATCCAGGATGCCAAAGCAATCCTTCTTTTCCATGGCCTTTTCCTCCCCCCCAAGCGAAATTCCCTTACCGAACGGGCCTGGAGGTTTTGCAAGCCCTCACCACCCGTCTGATCCCAGGGCGATTCCAGCCCGCTTATACACCATACGGATCCTTTAATAAAGCCCAATGTCGTTGACATCTCCGACTCCCGGTCATATCATTCTTATTTATGAATAAGCATAGCAGACTCTATCTGGTTCGCCACGGGCAGGTTGAGGGGTACGATCGAAATCCGGTTTACGGTCATACAGACGTTGGAATCACCCAGGTAGGGAAGCTCCAGATGGAGTCCCTTTCCGAGAGATTGCGGTTGGCCGATATCGGGGTCATCTATTCCAGCGATCTCAAGCGCTCCGTAATTGGGGCCCAAATCATCGCCCGTTACCACGATGTTCCCCACCATATTGTCCCTGAGCTTCGCGAGATGTATTTTGGAACCTGGGAAGGAATGACCCTGGAGGAGATCCACGAGCGTTTCACCCATGAATTGAGAAAACGCAAGAAAAACATCGTGGACTTCAAGCCGCCCGGGGGAGGGGAGAGTTTCAGTGAGCTTTCAGGGCGGGTGTCCCCTTGCTTCCGGGAAATCCTCGAAAAACACCAGGGTGAAAACATTCTTCTCGTGGGGCACGGCGGGGTCAACCGGATCATCCTTTGCGAGGCGATGGGGCTGGATCTTTCCCGCCTCTTCAGCCTTCGGCAGGACTATGGATGTTTGAACGTGATTGATTTTTTCCCCGACACCACCGTTGTCCGCCTTATGAACGGTTAACCCATGATCCATCACCTGGCCAACGTTCCTCTCTTCAGGGGCCTTCCCTTCGATCAACTCCGGGACCTGGCCGACATCGCCGAGGAAAGGAGGGTTGAGCGAGGGGCCATGATTTTCCATGACGGTGATGAGGGCAATGGGTTCTATGTGGTTATTGCCGGCAGGGTGAAGATTTACAAACTGTCCTTTGACGGAAAGGAGCAGATTCTTCACCTCTTCGGTCCGGGTGAACCTTTCGGGGAGGTCCCCGTGTTCGCAGGCCAGCGTTTTCCGGCCAACGCCCAGAGCATGGAGCCCGGCCTCCTCCTCTTTTTTCCGCGGGAGGCCTTCGTGGAGCTGATAACCGGCAATCCCTTTCTTGCCCTTAACATGCTGGCTGTTTTGTCCGTGCGCCTGCGACGTTTCGCCCACCTGATCGATGATCTCTCCCTCAAGGAGGTTCCGGGAAGACTGGCCGCCTACCTCCTTTACCTGAGCGAGAGAAAGATGGGTTCCCTGGATTTTGAACTGGGTATCACCAAGGGACAACTCGCCGCTCTTCTCGGCACGATCCCCGAAACCCTTTCCCGTATTCTCAGCCGGATGAAATCCCGGGGCCTGATCGAGACCGAGGGCCGACGCATCAGAATCCTGGACCTGGAAGGGTTGGAAACATTGAGGGAAACCGGCGGCAGACTTTAGAGGCCTTTGAAAAATCTCCCCTTTTGCCCAATCACAGCGCTTGCCCGGGCCGTGCACGGCAGACAGGTCAGCAGACTCAAACCTTAGGACCCGCCTTCCTTCCCCTCCCCTTCAAGACAAAATTTCTGGAAGCCTTTTCACGAATGCCCTTATCTCGTCCCTGACCCTGCGATAAGGTTCCATGGCCTCCTCTTCGCTGGCCGCCCTTTTTGCAATGGCGGGGGGATCATCGAAGCCTTGGTGGAGAAGCCTGGTCTTGGCGGGAAAGAGAGGGCAGACTTCCCGGGCATGGTCACAGAGGGTCACCACATATTCGAATTCCATGTCAGCCAGGGATTCCAGGTCTTTGGATCCTTGTTTGGAGATATCAATTCCCACTTCCGCCATGACCCTGACGGCCCGGGGGTCTACTCCCTTTGGTAGAACACCGGCAGAGTAAGGCTCATACATGTCACCCCTGAGATGCCGGGTCCAGGCCTCAGCCATTTGGCTCCGGCAGGAGTTCCCCGTACATAGAAACAGCACCTTTTTCTTGTTGTACATTCGCTCGGTACCTACGGCTCGATGGATATCCAAAAAGGAGGAAGCTTCAGCGATTCAAGGCACACCCGTCACAAAGAAAAGACGCCGGTTCGGAGGATTGCT carries:
- a CDS encoding zinc-ribbon domain-containing protein, encoding MPVKITCPNCRYSKTVPQEKLPPGVCWATCPRCRHRFKLERPGSEPLAQGPVKTTGTLPGKGPREEKGDDLGYWKGLYDLSRGVLFSPGLLFQEMSARGSLKDSLGFGLLFGSVGAMFGIFWQFLVIWGKILPYTEDLPGQEILGLLFVGALITVPLWVTIGMFLASGVLHACLWIVGGGSKGFEGTFRVISLSQAAGICQVIPFFGGAVGGIWRLAVRIVGLKKIHRTTYPRVILAFLIPPAAVALGILAIAAPLLLSN
- a CDS encoding histidine phosphatase family protein — translated: MNKHSRLYLVRHGQVEGYDRNPVYGHTDVGITQVGKLQMESLSERLRLADIGVIYSSDLKRSVIGAQIIARYHDVPHHIVPELREMYFGTWEGMTLEEIHERFTHELRKRKKNIVDFKPPGGGESFSELSGRVSPCFREILEKHQGENILLVGHGGVNRIILCEAMGLDLSRLFSLRQDYGCLNVIDFFPDTTVVRLMNG
- a CDS encoding Crp/Fnr family transcriptional regulator — its product is MIHHLANVPLFRGLPFDQLRDLADIAEERRVERGAMIFHDGDEGNGFYVVIAGRVKIYKLSFDGKEQILHLFGPGEPFGEVPVFAGQRFPANAQSMEPGLLLFFPREAFVELITGNPFLALNMLAVLSVRLRRFAHLIDDLSLKEVPGRLAAYLLYLSERKMGSLDFELGITKGQLAALLGTIPETLSRILSRMKSRGLIETEGRRIRILDLEGLETLRETGGRL
- a CDS encoding arsenate reductase ArsC; its protein translation is MYNKKKVLFLCTGNSCRSQMAEAWTRHLRGDMYEPYSAGVLPKGVDPRAVRVMAEVGIDISKQGSKDLESLADMEFEYVVTLCDHAREVCPLFPAKTRLLHQGFDDPPAIAKRAASEEEAMEPYRRVRDEIRAFVKRLPEILS